Sequence from the Streptomyces sp. NBC_00440 genome:
CAACGTCTCCGTGCGTGACGAGTCCAAGGTCGTCTGGCTCTCCCAGACCACGCTCTCCGTGGACGAGACGATGGAGACGGTCGACGCGCTCAAGGAGAAGTTCCCGCAGCTGATCTCGCCGCCCAGCGACGACATCTGCTACGCCACGCAGAACCGCCAGACCGCCGTGAAGCAGATGGGCGCGGACGCCGACCTGGTCATCGTCGTCGGCTCCAAGAACTCGTCCAACTCGGTACGGCTGGTCGAGGTCGCCCTCGGCGCCGGTGCCCGCGCCTCCCACCTGGTGGACTTCGCCGAGGAACTGGACGAGGCCTGGCTGGAGGGCGTCACCACGGTCGGCGTGACCTCGGGTGCCTCTGTCCCGGAGATCCTGGTCGACGGCGTACTGGAGTGGCTCGCCGCCCGGGGCTTCGGCGACGTGGAGATCGTGAAGGCGGCCGAGGAGTCGATCACCTTCTCGCTGCCCAAGGAGCTCCGCCGCGACCTGCGCGCCGAGGCCGCCGACCGTTCGGGCAACTAGCCGCAGCGGAGCGGGGGGCGTCCGGGAGCGTCCGGGGGCTCGTGTCCAGGGGCTTGTATCCGGGGGCTTTCACGCTCCTGCGCCCCGGAAGCCGCTCCGACAAGTGACGGAGGGCTCCACGCCGTAACGTGGAGTCATGCAGATCTTCGGTGTGGATATCGGCGGATCCGGGATCAAGGGCGCTCCCGTTGACCTGGACCGCGGAGACCTGGCGCAGGAGCGCCACAAAGTGCTGACCCCGCATCCGGCCACGCCCGACGGTGTGGCCGACGGGGTCGCCGACGTCGTCAAGCACTTCGACTGGTCGGGCACGGTGGGGATCACTTTCCCCGGCGTGGTCACCGACGGCACGGTCCGTACCGCGGCCAATGTCGACAAGAGCTGGATCGACGTCGACGCCGCCACGCTGATCGGCGGCAGAATCGGTCTCCCGGTGACCGTGCTGAACGACGCCGACGCCGCGGGCATCGCGGAGATGACCTTCGGAGCGGGCCGGGACCGCAAGGGCACGGTCATCCTGCTCACCTTCGGTACGGGTATCGGTTCGGCGGTCTTCCGCAACGGCCGCCTGGTCCCCAACACGGAGCTGGGCCATCTCGAACTGCACGGCCACGACGCCGAGACGCGCGCGTCGACGAAGGCCAAGGAGGACGAGGATCTGAGCTGGCACCACTGGGCGCACCGGGTGCAGAAGTACCTGGAGCACGTCGAGATGCTGTTCTCGCCCGAGCTGTTCATCATCGGGGGCGGCGTGAGCCGCAAGGCCGACAAGTTCCTGCCCCTGATCGAGGGGGTCCGGGCCGAGATCGTGCCGGCCGAACTGGAGAACAACGCGGGCATCGTGGGCGCGGCGATGGCGGCGTCCAGCCGCTGAGCACGGAGGTGGGGGCGGGAGCGGGGCGGCGCTACCGCTGACCCTGGCGCCCGCCCCGTCAGCCGCAGCAGGCCTCCCCGCCCGGGCCGGCGCCAGGGTCAGCGGTAGCGCCGCCGGATCATCCGGATCTTCCGTACGGTGGCGATCACCCCGGCGACGAGCGTTCCGCCGTACAGCCAGCCGGCATTCAGCGCGAGTGTCGTGATCACGGCCACGATGCGGCCGCCGGTCCCGCCGGTGCCCCCGGCGATCGGCAGCGAGCCGAAGGCGAACGAGATCGGCACGCTGATCGGCGCGGTCACCAGGTCGGCGGGGCGCACCCAGAGAGCGGTCAGCGCCGCGACCGGCAGGAACAGCAGCCCGTACATCAGCGGCCCGCCGTCGAACAGCAGCGAGTCCAGGCAGCCGAGCAGGAACATCACCGCCGCGCTGAAGATCCCGCCGCCGAGACCGGTCAGCCGGGGGTTGGGGAACCGGCGCAGCGCGATCACCACCGGCGGCGCCGGGCGGGCGGCCCGTACCGGGGCCGCCCGGTAGACGGTCGCCGGCGCGGGCGCCGCG
This genomic interval carries:
- a CDS encoding 4-hydroxy-3-methylbut-2-enyl diphosphate reductase; this encodes MTATPSPSPAATPTGDAARGSGARRVLLAAPRGYCAGVDRAVIAVEKALEQYGAPVYVRKEIVHNKYVVQTLEKKGAVFVDETQEVPEGSIVVFSAHGVAPVVHDEAAQRSLATIDATCPLVTKVHKEAVRFANDDYDILLIGHEGHEEVVGTSGEAPEHITLVDGPEDVANVSVRDESKVVWLSQTTLSVDETMETVDALKEKFPQLISPPSDDICYATQNRQTAVKQMGADADLVIVVGSKNSSNSVRLVEVALGAGARASHLVDFAEELDEAWLEGVTTVGVTSGASVPEILVDGVLEWLAARGFGDVEIVKAAEESITFSLPKELRRDLRAEAADRSGN
- the ppgK gene encoding polyphosphate--glucose phosphotransferase, whose translation is MQIFGVDIGGSGIKGAPVDLDRGDLAQERHKVLTPHPATPDGVADGVADVVKHFDWSGTVGITFPGVVTDGTVRTAANVDKSWIDVDAATLIGGRIGLPVTVLNDADAAGIAEMTFGAGRDRKGTVILLTFGTGIGSAVFRNGRLVPNTELGHLELHGHDAETRASTKAKEDEDLSWHHWAHRVQKYLEHVEMLFSPELFIIGGGVSRKADKFLPLIEGVRAEIVPAELENNAGIVGAAMAASSR